A genomic stretch from Hydrogenimonas urashimensis includes:
- a CDS encoding transaldolase produces the protein MVDQQIGFSLWLDFIERDHLQKEFGRMIEEGIINGATSNPSIFAASIETSPAYTAQLDTLQNHSAKAKYEALAKEDIRTAAKKLKPLYDAGNDGFVSIEVDPFLCDDTEATIEEGRRLYREIGMENVMIKVPATEAGYEAMKQLMSEGQHVNATLIFSPMQALKCLEAMQEGLKIYQASGTKSVRGVLSVFVSRFDRLLDASLLERGIEPGRVGIMNAAKIYNLVESKQNPSIRTLFASTGVKGDAYSADYYIKELMAPHSVNTAPLATIEAFVENPDHRTKLPIDDAAIEAFFARVENSGIDMSEVYDSLLQEGLKAFKEAFATLLAHLE, from the coding sequence ATGGTAGATCAGCAGATAGGTTTTTCGCTCTGGCTCGATTTCATCGAACGGGATCACCTGCAAAAAGAGTTTGGACGCATGATCGAGGAGGGCATCATCAACGGGGCGACGAGCAACCCTTCCATTTTCGCCGCTTCCATCGAAACGTCACCGGCCTATACCGCCCAGCTCGACACACTCCAGAACCATTCGGCCAAAGCGAAATACGAAGCGCTGGCGAAAGAGGACATCCGTACCGCAGCAAAAAAACTGAAGCCGCTCTACGATGCCGGGAACGACGGTTTCGTCAGTATCGAAGTCGATCCTTTTTTGTGTGACGATACCGAGGCCACGATCGAAGAGGGACGCAGACTCTACCGGGAAATCGGGATGGAAAACGTCATGATCAAAGTGCCGGCGACAGAGGCCGGCTACGAGGCGATGAAGCAGCTGATGAGCGAAGGACAGCATGTCAACGCGACACTCATTTTCTCTCCGATGCAGGCGCTGAAGTGCCTTGAAGCGATGCAGGAGGGGCTGAAAATCTACCAGGCATCCGGGACGAAGAGTGTCCGTGGTGTTCTCAGCGTATTCGTCAGCCGCTTCGACCGGCTTCTGGATGCGAGTCTGCTCGAACGTGGCATCGAACCGGGACGGGTGGGCATCATGAACGCAGCGAAAATCTACAATCTTGTAGAATCGAAACAGAATCCTTCGATCCGCACCCTTTTTGCCAGTACAGGGGTGAAAGGAGATGCCTATTCTGCCGATTATTACATCAAAGAGTTGATGGCGCCCCACAGTGTCAACACGGCACCTCTTGCGACAATCGAAGCGTTTGTGGAAAATCCGGATCACCGCACGAAGCTTCCGATCGACGATGCCGCGATCGAAGCGTTTTTTGCAAGGGTCGAAAACAGCGGTATCGATATGAGCGAGGTCTACGATTCGCTTCTGCAGGAGGGTCTCAAGGCATTCAAGGAGGCTTTCGCCACACTCTTAGCCCATCTGGAGTAA
- a CDS encoding ATP-dependent Clp protease adaptor ClpS, producing MAQKEWVESESQVDLEEPELYKVIMWNDDYTTMDFVVEVLADIFHKSYEEAVEIMLAIHEQGKGICGTYTYEIAETKVHQTIKRARANEFPLRVTMEKE from the coding sequence TTGGCGCAAAAAGAGTGGGTTGAGAGCGAAAGCCAGGTCGACCTCGAAGAGCCGGAACTTTACAAAGTGATCATGTGGAACGATGATTATACGACAATGGATTTTGTCGTGGAAGTTTTGGCCGATATCTTTCACAAGAGTTACGAAGAGGCCGTCGAGATCATGCTCGCGATCCACGAGCAGGGCAAGGGAATCTGCGGGACCTATACCTATGAAATCGCGGAGACGAAGGTCCACCAGACGATCAAACGCGCCCGAGCCAATGAATTCCCGTTGCGGGTGACGATGGAGAAAGAGTGA
- a CDS encoding trans-sulfuration enzyme family protein: MKHYEYFSTLLPQIVGEKEGPVAPEIVPSAAFAYASAQEAEAIFAGETSKPLYARMGNPTGMKLEKVLAKMEGGFGAVVTSSGMGAISMAMTAFCDRGDRVLCIGGFFGGTYALMNETLPRFGIQPHFCDVDDLSGIENFLREGIKVVLLESVGNPSLKLPDIRRIGLLCDEYGALFIVDNTLTPLIVAPFRMGADLVVYSTTKIISGHSAALGGAVVYRGLKEEKDKLLERKFSAVHPLLQKGKGALGAILKKRSMRDFGMSANAFASFLTLLGIETLPMRTRRVNESVKKVVDILHDSGVDVRHPSLHAHEHHLRYEALFEDGCGPLFTIECRSKERAFAFLNASKLLTQSAQVGDNRTLGLHMASTIYRDFEALDRKLLGVTDGMVRISVGLESPMALAEDLIGAWKTIMHL; this comes from the coding sequence ATGAAACATTATGAATATTTTAGCACACTGCTGCCGCAGATTGTTGGCGAAAAAGAGGGGCCGGTCGCGCCCGAGATAGTGCCATCGGCCGCCTTCGCCTATGCCTCCGCCCAGGAGGCGGAGGCGATATTCGCGGGTGAGACGTCCAAGCCCCTCTATGCCCGAATGGGCAATCCGACCGGTATGAAGCTCGAAAAGGTGCTGGCCAAGATGGAGGGCGGTTTCGGAGCCGTCGTGACCTCTTCGGGCATGGGGGCGATCTCGATGGCGATGACCGCCTTTTGCGACCGTGGCGACAGGGTGCTCTGCATCGGCGGTTTTTTCGGGGGGACCTACGCGCTGATGAACGAGACGCTGCCCCGTTTTGGCATTCAGCCGCACTTTTGCGATGTGGATGATCTCTCCGGTATCGAAAACTTCCTTCGCGAAGGGATCAAGGTTGTTCTTCTGGAGAGTGTCGGCAATCCCTCTTTGAAACTTCCCGACATCCGGCGGATCGGACTGCTCTGTGACGAATACGGTGCTCTTTTCATCGTGGACAACACGCTCACGCCGCTCATTGTGGCGCCTTTTCGGATGGGCGCCGATCTGGTGGTCTATTCGACGACCAAGATCATCAGCGGTCACTCGGCGGCCCTTGGCGGAGCGGTGGTGTACAGGGGGTTGAAAGAGGAGAAGGACAAGCTGCTTGAGAGAAAGTTTTCGGCGGTCCATCCGCTGCTGCAAAAAGGAAAAGGGGCGCTGGGCGCCATTTTGAAAAAAAGATCGATGCGCGATTTCGGCATGAGCGCGAACGCTTTCGCCTCCTTTCTGACACTGCTGGGCATCGAAACGCTTCCGATGCGGACAAGACGGGTCAACGAGAGTGTCAAAAAGGTGGTAGATATTTTGCACGACAGCGGTGTCGATGTGAGACACCCGAGCCTCCACGCCCACGAACATCACCTGCGGTACGAAGCGCTGTTCGAAGACGGGTGCGGGCCTCTTTTTACGATCGAGTGCCGATCGAAGGAGAGGGCATTTGCGTTTTTGAACGCCTCAAAGCTGCTGACACAGAGCGCGCAGGTCGGGGACAACCGGACACTTGGGCTTCATATGGCCAGCACCATCTACAGGGATTTCGAGGCGCTCGACAGAAAGCTGCTCGGCGTGACGGACGGCATGGTGCGGATATCGGTCGGGTTGGAGAGTCCGATGGCACTGGCGGAAGATCTGATCGGGGCATGGAAAACCATCATGCACCTTTGA
- the bioD gene encoding dethiobiotin synthase, whose amino-acid sequence MGIRIFVTATNTAVGKTYTTCRLMEKAYQKGWVPAAIKPIETGVGREGPADGRLLLQTMKKLNPSTRAMVLEEIVPYRFSMPASPFVAKKEKSVSMDRIQERIERLASSCDILFIEGAGGLMVPIDERTFMIDLPKRFGARTLLLGPSRLGSINDTLLSMEALRSREIAFDLAINLYEEAESFETITRPFYRAQKIAHYLFPKEIDRYLDDLIGQDG is encoded by the coding sequence ATGGGCATAAGAATATTTGTCACCGCCACCAATACGGCCGTGGGCAAAACCTACACCACATGCCGTCTCATGGAAAAAGCCTACCAAAAGGGATGGGTGCCGGCGGCCATCAAACCGATCGAAACGGGTGTCGGGAGAGAGGGTCCTGCCGACGGCAGACTTTTGCTGCAAACCATGAAAAAGCTCAACCCCTCCACCCGTGCCATGGTTCTTGAAGAGATCGTTCCCTACAGGTTCAGTATGCCCGCGTCCCCCTTCGTCGCCAAAAAAGAAAAATCGGTTTCGATGGATCGCATCCAAGAGCGGATCGAAAGGCTCGCATCCTCATGCGACATTCTCTTCATCGAGGGCGCGGGAGGCCTGATGGTTCCCATCGACGAGCGGACCTTCATGATCGACCTGCCGAAACGTTTCGGTGCGAGGACGCTTCTTCTTGGCCCCAGTCGGCTGGGTTCGATCAACGACACCCTGTTGAGCATGGAGGCGCTTCGCAGCAGAGAAATCGCCTTCGATCTTGCGATCAACCTCTATGAGGAGGCGGAAAGTTTCGAGACGATCACCCGTCCCTTCTATCGGGCGCAAAAGATCGCCCATTATCTCTTTCCAAAAGAGATCGACCGTTATCTCGACGATCTCATCGGACAAGATGGCTGA
- a CDS encoding 50S ribosomal protein L25/general stress protein Ctc, which produces MLEGIVRESIGKSDAKKLRRDGYLIANIYGKGLENVHAAFKMGEFIRTVRHKETLAFPVKLGDKEMNVVIQEYQLHPVTDQILHVDLMVAQPGVVTHYMVPVKTVGTPKGLKNKGVLAISKRRIKVKGAIENIPESFTLDVSDLDVGDAILIRDIPESDQYKIMVAGRVPVVGVIKAK; this is translated from the coding sequence ATGTTGGAAGGAATCGTTAGAGAGAGTATCGGCAAGAGCGATGCAAAAAAACTGCGCCGAGATGGTTATCTAATCGCCAACATCTACGGAAAAGGGCTTGAGAACGTTCATGCCGCATTCAAGATGGGTGAATTTATCCGGACGGTACGCCACAAGGAGACACTTGCGTTCCCGGTCAAACTGGGTGACAAAGAGATGAATGTGGTAATCCAGGAGTATCAGCTCCACCCTGTTACGGACCAGATTCTTCACGTTGACCTGATGGTCGCGCAGCCGGGTGTCGTAACGCACTACATGGTGCCGGTCAAAACCGTCGGAACACCCAAAGGATTGAAAAACAAGGGTGTTCTCGCCATCTCCAAGCGTCGTATCAAAGTAAAGGGAGCGATTGAAAACATTCCCGAAAGCTTCACGCTTGATGTATCCGATCTTGATGTGGGAGATGCGATTCTGATTCGCGACATTCCCGAATCCGACCAATACAAAATCATGGTTGCCGGTCGCGTACCGGTCGTCGGGGTCATCAAAGCGAAGTAA
- a CDS encoding glutathionylspermidine synthase family protein, translating into MVRLEKVEPLTSELLERLGFRWHTDADGTSYVADEIVVVSEAEAEAYYEAANTLYDMYVEAGEYVIENDLFHDIGIPFNLVDAVKKSWENDVHWHIYGRFDFAGGIEGRPIKLLEFNADTPTSLFETAIIQWALLKINGMDEAAQFNHVYEAIRDNFRRLIVLDGNVEEFGRHYEGWKILFSAIRGSIEDENTTRLLQKIADDAGFHTDFAFADEVEFSDEEGIFFGGERFEYWFKLIPWETIAIEEGDLARILTNIMKNQKAIILNPAYTLMFQSKGMLKILWDLFAGHPLLLETSFEPLKKKQVQKPFFGREGGGVRILDAEGNELERGEAIYTDQPAIYQAYEPLLEDEAGRRYQAGVFFAYEGCGLGYRRGGEILGNMSKFVSHLVR; encoded by the coding sequence ATGGTGCGACTGGAAAAAGTTGAACCCCTGACGTCGGAGCTCCTGGAACGGCTGGGTTTCCGCTGGCATACCGACGCCGACGGCACCTCCTATGTGGCCGACGAGATCGTGGTGGTGAGCGAAGCGGAGGCGGAGGCCTACTACGAAGCGGCCAATACGCTTTACGATATGTATGTCGAGGCGGGGGAGTATGTCATCGAAAACGATCTTTTCCACGACATCGGCATTCCTTTCAATCTGGTCGACGCCGTTAAAAAGAGCTGGGAGAACGACGTACACTGGCACATCTACGGGCGCTTCGACTTCGCCGGGGGCATCGAGGGTCGGCCCATCAAACTGCTGGAGTTCAACGCCGACACGCCGACGTCTCTTTTCGAGACGGCCATCATCCAGTGGGCGCTGCTGAAAATAAACGGCATGGACGAAGCGGCCCAGTTCAATCACGTCTACGAAGCGATCCGCGACAATTTCCGGCGGCTCATCGTGCTGGATGGGAATGTGGAAGAGTTCGGGCGCCATTACGAAGGGTGGAAGATACTCTTCAGCGCCATTCGTGGCTCCATAGAGGATGAAAACACGACCCGCCTTTTGCAAAAAATCGCCGATGACGCGGGGTTTCATACCGATTTCGCCTTCGCGGACGAAGTGGAATTCTCAGACGAGGAGGGAATCTTTTTTGGCGGCGAGCGGTTCGAGTATTGGTTCAAACTGATTCCCTGGGAGACCATCGCCATCGAAGAGGGCGACCTGGCGAGGATTTTGACCAACATCATGAAAAACCAAAAAGCGATCATCCTCAATCCCGCCTACACATTAATGTTTCAATCCAAGGGGATGCTGAAGATTCTGTGGGATCTCTTTGCTGGCCATCCCCTGCTGCTGGAGACCTCTTTCGAACCGCTCAAAAAGAAACAGGTTCAAAAACCCTTTTTCGGCAGAGAGGGGGGCGGTGTGCGGATACTGGATGCCGAAGGAAACGAACTGGAGCGTGGCGAGGCGATCTACACGGACCAGCCCGCCATCTACCAGGCCTACGAGCCGCTTTTGGAAGACGAAGCGGGGCGACGCTACCAAGCCGGCGTTTTCTTCGCCTATGAAGGGTGCGGGCTGGGGTATCGCAGAGGCGGCGAGATTCTGGGGAACATGAGCAAATTCGTCAGCCATCTTGTCCGATGA
- a CDS encoding UPF0323 family lipoprotein, protein MKHYIKKISTYAMVGSFGALAMVAISGCESKPPGEADAFTRASQKQGAFVVIDEVAPGQYKIAEEYPADTTRVILRELDGTEKILSKEELDALIKQEAAKIDAGESALTNPQLSNGGLSLGEAILASAAGAIIGSWIGSKLFNNPNYQQTRQRSYKSPSAYQRSVNSFKKAKRSTTTSTRRSTRSGFFDGGRSGSRSTFGGFGG, encoded by the coding sequence ATGAAACATTACATCAAAAAAATATCGACTTACGCGATGGTCGGTTCTTTTGGAGCGTTGGCCATGGTGGCGATCTCAGGGTGCGAAAGCAAACCCCCGGGGGAAGCGGATGCCTTTACCCGCGCCAGTCAGAAGCAGGGGGCGTTTGTCGTCATCGACGAAGTGGCGCCGGGGCAGTACAAGATTGCCGAGGAGTACCCGGCGGATACGACGCGGGTGATTTTACGCGAATTGGACGGCACGGAGAAGATTCTAAGCAAAGAGGAGCTGGATGCCCTAATCAAGCAAGAAGCGGCGAAGATCGACGCGGGGGAGTCGGCGCTGACCAATCCCCAGCTCTCCAATGGCGGCCTGAGCCTGGGGGAGGCGATTCTGGCGTCGGCGGCCGGGGCGATCATCGGCAGCTGGATCGGCAGCAAACTTTTCAACAACCCCAACTATCAACAAACCCGCCAGCGCAGCTACAAATCGCCTTCGGCCTATCAGCGCAGTGTCAACAGTTTCAAGAAAGCTAAAAGAAGCACGACCACTTCCACGCGCCGCTCTACCAGGTCCGGATTTTTCGACGGCGGCCGAAGCGGCTCGCGTTCCACCTTCGGCGGATTCGGTGGCTGA
- the pth gene encoding aminoacyl-tRNA hydrolase → MWLIVGLGNPGAKYEHTRHNIGFLTLDRLVGMTGAHPLSSSSFHGKLFKSGQTLFLKPETFMNRSGVAVQAVKQFFKIDLEQIVVIHDDLDLPFGAVRFKQGGGNGGHNGLKSIDAMVGQDYIRVRMGIGKPVYKSQVIDYVLSDFTPEQMRVLPLWIEHAAKATLELTRHPVDRVASLYSIRKPAWETP, encoded by the coding sequence ATGTGGCTGATCGTCGGCCTGGGCAATCCGGGAGCGAAGTACGAGCACACACGCCACAATATCGGGTTCCTGACACTCGACCGGCTGGTCGGAATGACAGGAGCCCACCCTCTCTCCTCTTCATCTTTTCACGGCAAACTGTTCAAAAGCGGCCAAACGCTTTTTCTCAAACCCGAAACTTTCATGAACCGCTCCGGTGTCGCGGTCCAGGCGGTCAAGCAGTTTTTCAAAATCGATCTGGAACAGATCGTCGTCATTCACGACGACCTCGACCTACCGTTCGGTGCCGTGCGTTTCAAGCAGGGCGGAGGAAACGGCGGCCACAACGGTCTCAAATCGATCGACGCCATGGTGGGACAGGATTATATCCGTGTCCGCATGGGCATCGGTAAACCTGTGTACAAATCGCAGGTGATCGACTATGTACTGAGCGATTTTACCCCGGAGCAGATGCGGGTGCTTCCCCTCTGGATCGAGCATGCGGCCAAAGCTACACTGGAGCTGACGCGACATCCGGTCGACAGGGTCGCATCCCTCTACAGTATACGAAAACCGGCATGGGAAACGCCATGA
- the clpA gene encoding ATP-dependent Clp protease ATP-binding subunit ClpA has product MISKDLNDIFKEAVKYAKTHRHEYLTVEHIFLAVLLSPQGAEILQKAGADIEQMKSRINQHLMTSLRPLPEGVVREPFETVALSRVIEKMIRHAQSSDKKEANVGDLLASIFNEEHSFAVALMNSQGINRLTILEIITENETQSEKKPKETESEYLDQFTVNLVERAREGKIDPVIGRDTEIERVMQILCRRKKNNPVLVGEPGVGKTAIAEGLALAIAEGDVPEMLENTEIFALDIGSLIAGTKYRGDFEKRLKGVLHELEERKNAVLFIDEIHNLVGAGATNGGSMDASNLLKPALANGNLKCIGATTFEEYRNFFEKDRALSRRFAKVDVTEPSFDDTLKILKGLKYKYEKHHDVHFSEKALKTAIDLSVKYMHERFLPDKAIDIIDEVGASFRLKARRRRRVSERDIEDAVSRMLNLPPARVTSDDLATLQNLEKILKARVIGQDRAVEEVAAAIKRSRAGLGAPNKPVGSFLFAGPTGVGKTALAIELAEALGVHFERFDMSEYMEKHAVSRLIGAPPGYVGYEQGGQLTEAIRKHPHTVLLLDEIEKAHPDLIQVLLQVMDNAMLTDNTGNRADFKNVIIIMTSNVGATESNVMGFGARSEAKHDSAIKSAFSPEFRNRLDAVVRFDHLKLEHVKKIVDKFIDELNLQMADKKIVIKLSEAAKTYLAEEGYDETMGARPLGRVIAEKIKAPLTEEILFGSLRHGGEVEFDMEKEALVFKVPEETA; this is encoded by the coding sequence ATGATCAGCAAAGATCTCAACGACATTTTCAAAGAGGCGGTCAAATACGCCAAAACGCATCGTCACGAATACCTGACGGTCGAACATATTTTTCTCGCGGTGCTTCTCTCTCCCCAGGGAGCGGAGATTCTGCAGAAGGCGGGAGCCGACATCGAACAGATGAAGAGTCGGATCAATCAGCACCTGATGACTTCGCTGCGGCCTCTGCCCGAAGGGGTGGTTCGTGAGCCATTCGAAACCGTGGCGCTTTCCAGGGTGATCGAGAAGATGATCCGCCATGCCCAGAGTTCCGACAAGAAAGAGGCGAATGTCGGCGATCTGCTCGCTTCGATCTTCAACGAAGAGCACTCTTTCGCCGTCGCGTTGATGAACTCCCAGGGGATCAACCGCCTGACGATTCTCGAGATCATTACAGAGAACGAAACGCAAAGCGAGAAGAAGCCGAAAGAGACGGAGAGCGAATATCTCGACCAGTTCACGGTCAATCTCGTGGAACGGGCGAGAGAGGGCAAAATCGATCCCGTCATCGGCCGCGACACCGAAATCGAGCGGGTCATGCAGATTCTCTGCCGTCGCAAAAAGAACAACCCTGTTTTGGTGGGTGAGCCGGGTGTGGGCAAGACGGCCATCGCCGAGGGACTGGCCCTGGCCATCGCCGAGGGTGACGTGCCCGAAATGCTCGAAAATACAGAGATTTTCGCTCTGGATATCGGGTCTCTCATCGCGGGTACGAAATACAGGGGAGATTTTGAAAAGCGCCTCAAAGGGGTTCTGCATGAACTCGAAGAGCGTAAAAATGCGGTACTTTTCATCGACGAGATTCACAATCTTGTAGGTGCCGGGGCCACCAACGGGGGCAGCATGGATGCCTCAAACCTTCTCAAACCGGCCCTGGCCAACGGCAATCTCAAATGCATCGGTGCCACGACATTCGAGGAGTATCGCAACTTTTTCGAAAAAGACCGGGCGCTCAGCCGCCGTTTCGCCAAAGTCGATGTAACGGAACCGAGTTTCGATGATACGCTGAAGATTCTCAAGGGACTGAAGTACAAATACGAAAAGCATCACGATGTCCATTTCAGCGAAAAGGCGCTCAAAACGGCGATCGATCTTTCGGTCAAGTATATGCACGAGCGTTTTCTGCCCGACAAGGCGATCGATATCATCGACGAGGTGGGCGCTTCGTTCCGTCTCAAAGCCCGTCGGCGACGACGTGTCAGCGAACGGGATATCGAAGATGCGGTCAGCCGCATGCTGAACCTGCCACCGGCGCGTGTCACGAGCGACGATCTGGCGACACTGCAGAATCTCGAAAAGATTCTCAAAGCACGCGTGATCGGACAGGATCGTGCCGTCGAAGAGGTGGCCGCGGCGATCAAACGCTCGCGGGCCGGCCTGGGCGCGCCGAACAAACCGGTGGGATCCTTCCTTTTTGCCGGTCCTACCGGCGTGGGAAAGACGGCCCTGGCCATCGAACTCGCCGAGGCACTGGGCGTCCATTTCGAACGGTTCGACATGAGCGAATACATGGAGAAGCACGCCGTCAGCCGCCTCATCGGCGCCCCTCCGGGCTATGTGGGCTACGAGCAGGGCGGTCAGCTGACCGAGGCGATCCGAAAGCACCCCCATACGGTGCTCCTGCTCGATGAGATCGAAAAAGCCCATCCCGACCTGATCCAGGTGCTGCTGCAGGTGATGGACAATGCGATGCTCACCGACAATACGGGCAACCGCGCCGATTTCAAAAATGTCATCATTATCATGACATCCAACGTCGGAGCGACGGAATCCAATGTCATGGGATTCGGCGCCCGCAGTGAGGCGAAGCACGACAGCGCGATCAAATCGGCCTTCAGTCCGGAGTTCAGAAACCGTCTGGATGCGGTGGTGCGATTCGATCATCTGAAGCTCGAGCACGTCAAGAAAATCGTCGACAAATTCATCGACGAACTCAATCTCCAGATGGCCGACAAAAAGATCGTCATCAAACTTTCCGAGGCTGCGAAAACCTATCTGGCGGAAGAGGGATACGACGAGACGATGGGCGCCAGGCCGCTTGGTCGCGTCATTGCCGAAAAGATCAAAGCGCCGTTGACCGAAGAGATTCTTTTCGGTTCTCTCAGGCACGGCGGCGAGGTCGAATTCGACATGGAAAAAGAGGCGCTCGTATTCAAAGTGCCCGAGGAGACCGCGTAA
- a CDS encoding type IV pilus twitching motility protein PilT, producing MSELDCEVNVNDLTFEVTKKIRQYMKGLIEHGGSDLHIKANAQVRARINGDIVTVTKEKISHEDSIVMAKEILRSRFREFVENKEIDFLYMYDENTHFRGNMFFQMDGVSAVFRVIPAKIATIDELELPPALHKLTDLDRGLILVTGVTGSGKSTTLAALIDEINKKKKKHIITIEDPIEFVHQDRKCLINQRSIGQDSLSFSRALRAALREDPDIILVGEMRDVETIDTALHAAETGHLVLSTLHTLDAKETINRTISVFPPEDQNRVRHTLASVLQGILSQRLVKTVDGSRTAAVEILFNTSYIQKLILEKRDMEIKDALDEGTQIHGTQSFDTALLQLYRSGKISLDEALRNATSPNDLKLRIEGMDSEVDMTQGRSGVYIPEDDADIFGLKED from the coding sequence ATGAGTGAACTCGACTGCGAAGTGAATGTCAACGATCTGACATTCGAAGTAACCAAAAAGATCAGACAGTACATGAAGGGGCTGATCGAGCACGGGGGAAGCGACCTCCATATCAAAGCCAACGCACAGGTGCGTGCCCGGATCAACGGCGATATCGTCACCGTCACCAAAGAGAAGATAAGCCACGAAGACTCGATCGTGATGGCGAAGGAGATTCTCCGCAGCCGTTTCAGGGAGTTCGTTGAAAACAAAGAGATCGACTTTCTCTACATGTATGACGAGAATACCCATTTCAGGGGCAACATGTTCTTTCAGATGGACGGTGTTTCGGCGGTTTTCCGGGTCATTCCCGCCAAAATCGCGACGATCGACGAACTGGAACTTCCCCCGGCGCTTCACAAACTGACCGATCTGGACAGAGGGCTGATACTGGTCACGGGAGTCACGGGATCGGGCAAATCGACGACCCTGGCGGCGCTGATCGACGAGATCAACAAAAAAAAGAAAAAGCATATCATCACGATCGAAGACCCGATCGAGTTCGTGCATCAGGACCGCAAATGTCTGATCAATCAGCGAAGCATCGGGCAGGACTCTCTTAGCTTTTCCAGAGCGCTTCGCGCCGCTTTGCGCGAAGACCCAGACATCATCCTCGTGGGTGAGATGCGCGACGTCGAAACGATCGACACCGCACTTCATGCGGCCGAAACCGGGCACCTTGTCCTCTCGACACTCCACACACTCGACGCCAAGGAGACGATCAACCGGACCATCAGCGTTTTCCCTCCGGAAGATCAAAACCGTGTCCGTCACACACTCGCTTCGGTGCTGCAGGGCATTCTCTCCCAGCGGCTTGTCAAAACCGTCGACGGCAGCCGGACAGCGGCGGTCGAGATTCTCTTCAATACCTCCTATATCCAGAAGCTTATTCTGGAAAAGCGCGACATGGAGATCAAGGATGCGCTGGACGAGGGAACGCAGATTCACGGTACACAGAGTTTCGACACGGCACTTCTGCAACTGTACAGAAGCGGGAAAATCTCGCTGGATGAAGCGCTGCGCAACGCCACGAGCCCCAACGACCTGAAGTTGCGCATCGAAGGCATGGACAGCGAAGTGGATATGACCCAAGGCCGAAGCGGCGTCTACATTCCTGAGGACGATGCCGACATCTTCGGTTTAAAAGAAGATTAA
- the aat gene encoding leucyl/phenylalanyl-tRNA--protein transferase, with translation MMRQPYIPRLGFDHIFPDPRYAMKEGLLAYGGDLNPDRILTAYRHGIFPWYNEGDPILWWSPDPRLLLYPDEFRLHRSLRKKLRQRRFTVKLDRNFEKVMRHCADVPRHGQIGTWILPEIVESYQTLHRRGFAHSVEVYDEKGELAGGLYGLSTGHAFFGESMFSLKPDGSKIALAHLVVLAKEWKFAFIDCQIPSDHLKRLGAVCVSRDRFLDELEETQQHLGMPGNWQEHEALLDRIDW, from the coding sequence ATGATGCGGCAGCCCTATATTCCCCGCCTTGGATTCGACCATATCTTTCCCGATCCCCGATATGCCATGAAGGAGGGGCTGCTCGCCTACGGAGGGGATCTCAACCCCGATCGCATTCTCACAGCCTACCGGCACGGCATCTTTCCCTGGTATAACGAAGGCGATCCCATTCTGTGGTGGTCGCCTGACCCCAGACTTCTGCTCTACCCCGATGAATTCAGGCTTCACCGATCTTTAAGAAAAAAACTGAGGCAGAGACGATTTACGGTAAAATTGGACAGAAATTTCGAAAAAGTGATGCGTCATTGTGCCGATGTGCCGCGGCATGGGCAGATAGGCACATGGATTCTTCCCGAAATCGTCGAAAGCTACCAAACGCTCCATCGCCGCGGATTTGCCCATTCGGTCGAAGTGTACGACGAAAAAGGCGAGCTGGCGGGCGGGCTCTATGGCCTGAGTACCGGGCACGCCTTTTTCGGGGAATCGATGTTTTCGCTCAAACCGGACGGATCCAAAATCGCGCTGGCGCACCTGGTGGTGCTGGCCAAAGAGTGGAAATTCGCTTTTATCGACTGCCAGATCCCATCGGATCATCTCAAGCGTCTTGGAGCGGTCTGTGTCAGCCGCGACCGATTTCTGGACGAACTGGAAGAGACGCAGCAGCATCTCGGTATGCCGGGAAACTGGCAGGAGCACGAAGCCCTTCTGGATAGGATCGATTGGTAG